The genomic DNA GCATGGCGGCGCGCGCCGGATGAGCAGGCGGGAGAGACGCGACAGCACCATCAGCGCGCTGCGATCGCGAGTTCGGGCCCAAGGGCTGCTACGGCATTTCCGCCGAGGCGATTGCCAGGCAGGCCGGTGCCACGCAGCCGTACCTCTTCCGACTCTTCCCGGGCGAGAAGGCGACCGCCGCCACCTTGACGCGGAGCACGGAAGAACGCCCTCCTGGCGTTCGACAGATGGCCAAGGACGGGCGGCACGAGCGGGCCTCACATGCCATGAGCAGCTCAATGGGGATCGGATACGTGCGGCTGGTCTCGGCACACCCCGAAAACGCTGCAGATGCAGGTACGGGGATGTCTGGTCGCGGCAGCCGCCAGGCACACCAAGCAGCAGAAGCCCTCGGCGGCGTCGGGTGGGACAGGCGCGAGCCCGATGCCGTCGACGATAATCACCAGCTGGGCGCAGTGCTCGATTCTGGCGAATGCGTCCACCGCGCGAATGGACAGTGACTGCGGTCGAGGACGCAGGCACCTAGCGGGTTTGGGCAGCTGCGGGCGCCCAGCGATAGCGGCAGGGCCTGTCTGGTGAGCAGGGGGTGTGGGCTGCCGTCTGGTGCAGAAGCTCCTGAGGGAATCCGGCCTGCCTGATCAGAGCTGATCGCTGATGGCTCGGTAGGCCGCGATGTACAGGGTGTGGCACAGGTCGATCAGTTCTTCGACGGTGGCCTTCTGGTGGCCGAGCGTCCAGTCCACGAGCAGTTCGTTGACTCCGCCGACCAGACTCATCGCGGTCATGGCGAGCCGGCTGGAGGAGGCTTCCGGGTCAGATAGCGGTCCGACGACGGCGGCGACCATCGCGGCGAATTCGTGCAAGACGTCACGGCGCCGCACTTCGAGGCGGGGGCTGGCGCCCACGACCTCGATGAGCACCAGGCGGGCCTTGCGTGCGTCGCCGGCCAGTGTGCGGATGAAGACCTCGAGTCCGGCGCGCAACTGGGCGTCGACATCGGGTGCGGCAGCGGCTGCGGCCTGCGCGGTCTCGGCGATGATCGTAGTGATCAGCTCGTCGTAGACCCCGGCGAGAAGGTCTTCGCGGTCGCGGAACGACTCGTAGAAGTAGCGCTCGGTCAGTCCGGCGTGCGAGCACACCTGCTTGACGGAGGCCGAGGCATATCCGGCTGTGCCGAACAGGTCGAGGCCCGCCTGGATGAGGCGGGTGCGGCGCTCCTGCTGTCGCTGCGCCGCGTCGCGTCCGCCGTAGCGCCGCCCGGCGGTCTGTGTGCCGGTCATTTCTCCCCTTCGCAGAGGTGTTGACACCGGTGTGCTCCGAACTGACACTCTAGCTTGTCAGTTCATCTGACATGGTGTCGTGTCAGACGAGCGCGAGGTCCGCCGGCCGCTCGGCGCTCATGCTCAGGGCAAGAAAGGGGCTCGACCGTGGCAGCACCGCCCAAACACCCGAATACGTCCAGCCGGAGAGACCACGACAAGCTCGCCCGCACACAACCGCTGACCGGCCGAGTGATCGCGGTCACCGGGGCGGGCCGCGGAATCGGGCGTGCCGTCGCAGCCCGGCTCGCCGCGGCCGGAGCCGCCGTGGCGATCGGCGATCTCGACACGCGGCTCGCCACGGAGGCGGCCGGTGCCCTCAGCACGCGTCCCGGTGGCCGGCTGCTCGGGCTGCCTCTCGACGTCACCGATACACCTTCCTTCGAAGACTTCCTGCGCACCGTCGAGACCCGGCTGGGACCGATCGACGTACTCATCAACAACGCCGGAATCATGTGGGTGGGCCCCTTCGCGGAAGAACCGGAGGAAGCCGCCCTGCGCCAGTTCGACGTCAACGTCCACGGCGTACTGCGCGGGATGAAACTCGTGATCCCGGGAATGCGGAAACGCGGTCGCGGCCACGTGGTGAACATCGCCTCCGCCGCCAGCAAGGTCGCCCCGGCCGGCGAGGCGACCTACGCGGCGACGAAGCACGCACTCCACGGCTACAGCACAGCCGTCCGCGCCGAACTGCGCGGCACCGGCGTGCACATGTCCCTGGTGATGCCCGGAGTCGTGGACACCGAGCTGGCCGTGGGCACCGCGACCGGACCCACCCGACGCCTGACGACGGATCAGGTGGCCGACGCGGTGCTCGACGTCGTGCTGCGCCCGCGGTTCGAGGTCTTCGTTCCCCGCCAGGTAGCCGCCCTGACCCGCTTGGCCGCGCTGCTGCCGGGCCGAGCCCGCGACGCCCTGCATCACCTCCTCGTCCCCAACCAGCTCGCCGCCCTGTCCGACCGGTCGGTCCGCGCGGCCTACGAGCAGCGCACCCGCACCGCCCGCCACCCCGAAAGTTGAGCCCGTGACCACCACGCCCAAGCCGGCGCCCAGCGCGAAGAAGGCCCAGGACGCCGCCGCTCCGCGCCCCATCCCCGAATTCGAAGGCGTCCACGACGTATGGCCCCGCGGCGACCGGCTGAGCGCCGTGCGCAGCGCCGCGGCCACCTACCGGGAGCGGTTCGTCCAGCAGGGCCGCATCCACGCCGTCCGCAGTTTCGACATCGCCGCCGCCCCGTACCCGACCCGGTTCGGCTTCCACGGCGCCGCGCTCGCCGTCAACCCGTTCGTGAGCATCGTCAACCGGATGCTCGTCGTGCAGTTCGACGGCTTCGACGGCGAGCCGAAAACACTGGTGTGGGAGCCGACCGTCGCCGCCGGAACGGCTCAAGCGCCGTTCTACGCACAGCTCAAGCGTCTGGCGGGGGACTTTCTCACCGAGCACGTCTTCGCCCGCTTCTACCAGGACCCGAACACCGTCCTGCCCTCCTGCGGTCTGCGACCCGAGGACGTGGACTTCGTCAGCTTCGACCACCTGCACGTCCAGGACGTGCGCATGATCATGGGAAGTACCCGCACCATTCCCGGCGAACGGGCGCCCCGCGAAGCGCTGTTCCCGCGCGCCCGGCTGCTGGTACACCGCAGGGAGCTGGGCACCTTCGAATCGACGCATCCGATGCAGTGGGCCTGGTACGTCGACGGAGGCATGGACGGCGTACCGCCCGAGCGCGTCACCGCCTTCGACGGCGATGTCGAACTCGGCGTCGGCGTCAGCCTGCTGTGGACCCCCGGCCATACGGACGGCAACCACTCCCTGGTGCTGAACACCCCTGACGGCGTGTGGGTCTCCTCCGAGAACGGCATCTCGGCCGACAACTGGCAGCCCGAGCTCTCCCGCATCCCCGGGGTGCGCCGCCACGCCGCGTTCTACGGCCATGAGGTGGTGCCCAACGCCAACACCCTGGAGGACTCCCTCAACCAGTACGACTCCATGGTCAAGGAGAAGACCCTCGCCGACCCCAGCCGGCGCGATCCGCGCTGGCTGCAGATCCTGCCCTCCTCGGAGCTGGCCCCCTTCAAGCGGCACTGGCCGGTGCGGCCCAGCTTCCTCCACGGCGGTCTGAACTACGGCGAACTGACCCCTGCCGGTGGTCGCCGATGACCGGCCCGGCCGCCCGCCGGATCGCCGCCGACGGCGTGGAGCTGGCCGCCTACCAGTGGGGAACGTCCACCGCTCCTGCGGTGGTGCTGGTCCACGGCTATCCGGACACCAGCGCCGTCTGGCACCCCGTCGCCGACCGCCTGGCTGACCACTTCCACGTCACCGCCTTCGACGTACGGGGAGCCGGTGCCTCCCACCGGCCAAGGGGTCTGCGCGCCTACCGGATGTCCCGAATGGAAGCCGACCTGGAGGCGGTTCTCGACGCCGTGAGCCCCGACCGCCCGGTGCACCTGGTCGGACACGACTGGGGATCGATCCACTCCTGGGAATCGGTCACCGGCACCCGCCTGGCCGGGCGGATCGCCTCGTTCACCTCCATCTCCGGACCCTGCCTGGACCACGTAGGCCACCTGATCCGGGCCCGCCTCCGACCGCGGCACCCGGATCTGCCGAAGGTGCTGAGGCAGGCCGCACGATCCTGGTACATCGCCTACTTCCATCTCCCGCTCCTGCCCGCCCTGACCTGGAGAGCACTGGGACACCGCTGGCGCGCCTTCCTCACCGGCTCCCAAGGTGTGCCCGGGCACACCCCCTACCCCGCGCCGACGCTGGCCCGCGACGCCGTGTCCGGCACCGCGCTGTACCGCGCCAACATGCTGCCCCGCCTGCTGCGCCCCCGGGACCGGCCGACCACCGTCCCGGTTCAGCTCATCATCCCCACGCGCGACTTCTGCGTCACCCCGGTGCTGTCGTACGGAGTGGAGCACTGGACGGGGCAGATACAACGGCGCCCGATCGACGCCGGGCACTGGGCACAGCTCAGCCACCCCGAGGAGGTCGCGTCCCGGATCGCGGAATTCGCCCACCGCATCGAAG from Streptomyces avermitilis MA-4680 = NBRC 14893 includes the following:
- a CDS encoding TetR/AcrR family transcriptional regulator, encoding MTGTQTAGRRYGGRDAAQRQQERRTRLIQAGLDLFGTAGYASASVKQVCSHAGLTERYFYESFRDREDLLAGVYDELITTIIAETAQAAAAAAPDVDAQLRAGLEVFIRTLAGDARKARLVLIEVVGASPRLEVRRRDVLHEFAAMVAAVVGPLSDPEASSSRLAMTAMSLVGGVNELLVDWTLGHQKATVEELIDLCHTLYIAAYRAISDQL
- a CDS encoding SDR family oxidoreductase; amino-acid sequence: MAAPPKHPNTSSRRDHDKLARTQPLTGRVIAVTGAGRGIGRAVAARLAAAGAAVAIGDLDTRLATEAAGALSTRPGGRLLGLPLDVTDTPSFEDFLRTVETRLGPIDVLINNAGIMWVGPFAEEPEEAALRQFDVNVHGVLRGMKLVIPGMRKRGRGHVVNIASAASKVAPAGEATYAATKHALHGYSTAVRAELRGTGVHMSLVMPGVVDTELAVGTATGPTRRLTTDQVADAVLDVVLRPRFEVFVPRQVAALTRLAALLPGRARDALHHLLVPNQLAALSDRSVRAAYEQRTRTARHPES
- a CDS encoding alpha/beta fold hydrolase, whose amino-acid sequence is MTGPAARRIAADGVELAAYQWGTSTAPAVVLVHGYPDTSAVWHPVADRLADHFHVTAFDVRGAGASHRPRGLRAYRMSRMEADLEAVLDAVSPDRPVHLVGHDWGSIHSWESVTGTRLAGRIASFTSISGPCLDHVGHLIRARLRPRHPDLPKVLRQAARSWYIAYFHLPLLPALTWRALGHRWRAFLTGSQGVPGHTPYPAPTLARDAVSGTALYRANMLPRLLRPRDRPTTVPVQLIIPTRDFCVTPVLSYGVEHWTGQIQRRPIDAGHWAQLSHPEEVASRIAEFAHRIEDGSRRTPDRTAHPI